In the Flagellimonas sp. MMG031 genome, one interval contains:
- a CDS encoding anti-sigma factor — MMEKKKILEEGLLELYLTGELSEEQASMVEEALDQDTALREQFDALEADFERMSMEQAIAPPPAVKARIKDSVQPNLVRKTNWTPLSIAAGFALIFGLSSFWLYEKWQNAESNLETLQTQTDRLQRQVNNLESEFRLTSNRLESINNPDVIPLVLYGNQKAPNGKAVAYVNHKNHLVLVNPKGLPVLPSDKTYQMWSDVDGEMISMGTLPTDTELVSLKYIENAESLNITIEPAGGSDHPNVEQLVSFVTL, encoded by the coding sequence ATGATGGAAAAGAAAAAGATATTGGAAGAAGGACTTCTGGAGCTTTATCTTACCGGAGAGCTTTCAGAGGAACAGGCCTCCATGGTGGAAGAAGCCCTGGACCAAGATACAGCCCTACGGGAGCAGTTTGATGCCCTGGAAGCCGACTTTGAACGAATGAGCATGGAGCAGGCCATTGCACCACCCCCAGCCGTGAAGGCAAGAATCAAAGACTCAGTACAACCTAATTTGGTACGTAAGACCAATTGGACGCCTCTTTCCATAGCGGCAGGTTTTGCCCTGATTTTTGGTCTGAGCAGCTTTTGGCTCTATGAAAAATGGCAAAATGCCGAAAGTAACTTGGAGACGCTGCAAACACAGACCGATAGATTACAACGTCAGGTAAATAATCTGGAATCTGAATTTCGATTGACGTCCAATCGTCTGGAAAGCATCAACAATCCCGATGTGATTCCTTTGGTATTGTACGGAAACCAAAAGGCACCTAATGGAAAGGCGGTTGCCTATGTAAACCACAAAAACCACCTAGTACTGGTCAACCCCAAAGGCCTACCCGTGTTGCCAAGTGATAAGACCTACCAAATGTGGAGCGATGTGGACGGGGAAATGATCAGTATGGGCACACTGCCCACAGATACGGAGCTAGTGTCATTAAAATATATCGAGAACGCGGAATCCCTTAACATCACTATTGAACCTGCAGGGGGAAGCGACCACCCCAACGTGGAACAATTGGTTTCCTTCGTTACCCTTTGA
- a CDS encoding fasciclin domain-containing protein has protein sequence MKKLIFALAAFVLLLAPKTTTAQSKDIVDVAVSVDDFSTLVTALKAADLVGALKGDGPFTVFAPVNSGFAKIDSETLNSLLQPENKEQLSAILTYHVVSGKLMASDVAAALGKGNGKAELTTLNGGKLTAMKKDDGIYLKDAKGNWSKISKTDVVASNGVIHIIEDVVMPN, from the coding sequence ATGAAAAAATTAATTTTTGCACTAGCCGCCTTTGTACTTTTGCTGGCACCTAAAACAACTACAGCACAATCTAAGGACATTGTTGATGTTGCCGTATCGGTAGATGACTTTTCAACCTTGGTCACTGCACTCAAGGCCGCCGATTTGGTGGGAGCTTTGAAAGGTGACGGACCTTTTACCGTATTTGCGCCAGTCAATTCAGGATTTGCCAAAATCGATTCCGAAACCTTGAATTCCCTATTGCAGCCCGAGAACAAAGAACAATTATCCGCAATCTTAACCTATCACGTGGTTTCCGGAAAGCTAATGGCCTCTGATGTGGCCGCTGCCCTTGGAAAAGGAAATGGTAAAGCAGAACTTACAACCTTGAACGGTGGGAAATTGACTGCTATGAAAAAGGACGACGGTATCTATTTGAAAGATGCCAAAGGGAACTGGAGCAAAATCTCCAAAACCGATGTCGTTGCCTCAAATGGAGTGATCCATATTATTGAGGATGTTGTAATGCCCAACTAA
- the rpmG gene encoding 50S ribosomal protein L33: MAKKGNRVQVILECTEHKESGMPGTSRYITTKNKKNTPDRMEIKKYNPILKRMTVHKEIK, from the coding sequence ATGGCAAAGAAAGGAAATAGGGTTCAGGTAATTTTAGAGTGTACAGAACACAAAGAATCTGGTATGCCAGGTACTTCTAGGTATATTACCACCAAGAACAAAAAGAACACGCCAGATAGGATGGAAATCAAGAAGTACAATCCTATCCTAAAGCGTATGACCGTTCATAAAGAAATTAAGTAA
- a CDS encoding RNA polymerase sigma factor yields MRTTTNDTELINRLLSGDNAALYQLYDKYSGALFGVILRMCRDQNKAEDLLQETFIKIWKSIDGYDASKGRFYTWAYRIARNTTLNALRTKDKLIQTDDLSVYTNIKDDEEAPDYSELKGSIKSLEPHHQQAIALVYYSGYTHREAHEKMGVPLGTFKSYVRQALKQLRETYGTKLVYIWAVLELMA; encoded by the coding sequence ATGAGGACCACAACCAACGATACAGAGCTTATAAACCGATTGCTTTCCGGCGACAATGCGGCACTCTACCAACTTTACGATAAATATTCCGGGGCACTTTTCGGGGTCATACTCCGAATGTGCAGGGATCAAAATAAGGCGGAGGACCTGTTGCAGGAGACTTTTATCAAAATTTGGAAAAGTATTGATGGTTATGATGCATCCAAGGGAAGATTTTACACTTGGGCATACCGGATTGCACGAAATACGACCCTAAATGCATTGAGAACCAAGGACAAGCTCATCCAAACGGATGATTTGAGTGTATATACTAATATCAAGGATGATGAAGAGGCACCGGATTATTCAGAATTGAAAGGTTCCATCAAATCTCTGGAGCCCCACCATCAACAGGCAATTGCACTGGTATATTACAGCGGGTACACCCATAGGGAGGCCCACGAAAAGATGGGGGTCCCGTTGGGCACCTTTAAATCCTATGTTCGACAAGCACTAAAACAATTAAGGGAGACTTACGGTACCAAGTTGGTCTATATTTGGGCCGTTTTAGAATTAATGGCATGA
- a CDS encoding SRPBCC family protein — MKYTTEVVVNVPRDEFIEKMMNPENMKHWQKGLLEFEQLSPNPGQEGAQMSLSYKMGKRELSMVETIIKKQLPEEMHMTYDTKGVHNIQKNYFRDEGDKTRWISETEFQFSSFGMKLMGLLMPGAFKKQSLAYMEDFKAFAEKGESVLNN; from the coding sequence ATGAAGTATACTACCGAAGTCGTTGTGAATGTGCCAAGGGATGAATTCATCGAAAAAATGATGAATCCCGAGAACATGAAACACTGGCAAAAGGGACTATTGGAATTTGAGCAACTTTCACCCAACCCCGGACAGGAAGGCGCCCAAATGAGCTTAAGCTATAAAATGGGAAAACGCGAACTTAGCATGGTGGAGACCATCATCAAAAAACAGCTTCCGGAAGAAATGCACATGACCTACGATACCAAAGGCGTGCACAATATTCAAAAAAACTACTTTAGGGACGAAGGAGACAAAACCCGATGGATTTCCGAGACGGAGTTCCAATTCTCCAGTTTTGGAATGAAATTGATGGGACTTTTGATGCCTGGGGCATTTAAAAAGCAGTCCTTGGCATACATGGAAGATTTTAAAGCATTCGCCGAAAAAGGCGAGTCGGTACTAAATAACTAA
- a CDS encoding amidase family protein codes for MYKNLLLFFILIGFISCKQKEAAPKDDVVLWTPYNDSSEVAASADNESPRMRYKFIQSKVLDKNEVFLPLYEEVSQFTEEQYGMMKPLVLEQDIPTIQNHIKDGKFTYEDLVLFYLHRIYKYELPNNTTLNTIIALNPNVLEEARKLDANQGDQHPIYGMPILLKDNIGTSEMKTTAGAIALQQSQTDDAFIVERLQEKGALILGKANLSEWANFICGVCPNGQSAVGGQTLNPYGRRVFDTGGSSAGSGTSTAANYAVGAVGTETSGSILSPSSQNSVVGLKPTIGLLSRTGIVPISSTLDTPGPMTKNVTDNAILLDAMLGKDSQDSKSLDSETGMLSSAMDSASIEDLRLGVMTNLMEADSIYAANVEALRTAGAQIIEFEPENIPLDGFVTLLNLDMKQDLPAYIAAQVKNKDVVSVDSVEDVVRFNQQDSLVRIPYGQERLDGILADSTSAEEFEEIKINLKESGRAFFQILEEQDLDAVLSINNYHAGYAAVAEYPALTVPMGYKANGEPESLTFIGKPLSEAQLLRIGKAFEDLTKARKIPEGYKN; via the coding sequence ATGTACAAAAACCTCTTACTTTTCTTTATCCTGATTGGATTTATTTCATGTAAACAAAAAGAAGCAGCACCCAAAGACGATGTTGTGCTGTGGACGCCATACAACGACTCATCAGAAGTAGCGGCAAGCGCGGACAATGAAAGCCCACGAATGCGCTACAAATTCATCCAAAGTAAAGTTTTGGACAAAAATGAAGTGTTTCTGCCCCTCTACGAGGAGGTTTCCCAATTCACCGAAGAACAATATGGCATGATGAAGCCTTTGGTCTTGGAGCAGGATATTCCTACCATCCAAAACCATATCAAGGACGGCAAGTTCACCTATGAAGATTTGGTGCTTTTTTACTTACATCGAATCTACAAATACGAACTGCCCAACAATACCACTCTTAACACGATTATTGCGCTCAATCCGAATGTACTGGAAGAAGCCCGAAAGTTGGACGCCAACCAAGGCGACCAGCATCCCATTTATGGAATGCCCATTTTGTTGAAGGACAATATTGGAACGTCCGAAATGAAGACTACGGCAGGCGCCATTGCATTGCAACAAAGCCAAACAGATGATGCCTTTATCGTGGAACGTTTACAAGAAAAAGGCGCGCTTATTTTGGGCAAGGCCAATTTGAGCGAGTGGGCCAATTTTATCTGTGGCGTATGTCCAAATGGACAAAGTGCCGTAGGTGGACAAACCTTGAATCCCTACGGAAGACGGGTTTTTGATACCGGGGGGTCCAGTGCAGGGAGCGGAACATCCACAGCCGCCAACTATGCCGTAGGTGCCGTGGGAACCGAAACCTCGGGGTCCATACTTTCGCCTTCGAGTCAGAACTCGGTCGTAGGCCTAAAACCGACCATTGGTTTGTTGAGCCGAACAGGAATTGTGCCCATTTCCAGCACCCTCGATACGCCGGGCCCCATGACCAAGAATGTAACGGACAACGCTATTTTATTGGATGCCATGTTGGGTAAGGACAGCCAAGACTCTAAGTCCTTGGATTCCGAAACAGGTATGTTGTCCTCGGCGATGGACTCAGCATCGATAGAGGATTTGCGACTTGGGGTGATGACCAATCTTATGGAAGCGGATTCTATCTACGCTGCCAATGTGGAAGCCTTACGCACTGCGGGAGCACAAATCATCGAATTTGAACCCGAAAACATTCCCTTAGATGGTTTCGTAACCTTGCTGAATTTGGATATGAAGCAAGACTTGCCGGCTTATATCGCGGCCCAAGTCAAAAATAAAGATGTAGTTTCGGTGGATAGCGTTGAAGATGTAGTAAGATTCAACCAACAGGACTCTTTGGTTAGGATTCCTTATGGCCAAGAGCGATTGGACGGGATTTTGGCGGATTCCACTTCGGCAGAGGAATTTGAGGAAATCAAAATCAATTTAAAAGAATCGGGTAGGGCATTCTTTCAAATTTTGGAAGAACAAGATTTGGACGCCGTTTTGAGCATCAATAACTACCACGCAGGTTATGCAGCGGTGGCAGAATACCCGGCGTTGACCGTTCCGATGGGGTACAAGGCCAATGGTGAACCCGAAAGCTTGACGTTTATTGGAAAGCCACTCTCGGAAGCCCAGTTATTGCGCATAGGTAAAGCCTTTGAAGATCTGACCAAGGCCCGAAAGATTCCAGAGGGATACAAAAACTAA
- a CDS encoding DoxX family membrane protein has product MNQNHNKLKASVTLLRIFIGWHFLFEGVVKMYNPEWTSFGYLATAQGPFEWFFTLLIGDATIGWVDTLNIIALMVVGVTFTLGIFERIGAIVGIGLLALYFLAHPPFPGLTQMNVEGNYWLINKNLIEMVACIVIYQLPTGRYFGLDYLRKHKLKTQEQ; this is encoded by the coding sequence ATGAACCAAAATCACAATAAACTAAAAGCAAGCGTCACCCTGCTTCGCATTTTTATAGGGTGGCACTTTTTATTTGAAGGTGTGGTGAAAATGTACAATCCCGAGTGGACCTCATTCGGGTACCTGGCCACTGCACAAGGACCATTTGAGTGGTTCTTTACCCTATTGATTGGGGATGCTACCATTGGTTGGGTGGATACCTTGAACATTATTGCCCTCATGGTAGTGGGAGTAACCTTTACCTTGGGCATTTTTGAACGTATTGGCGCTATAGTGGGCATTGGCCTGCTTGCCCTTTACTTTTTGGCTCACCCACCCTTTCCTGGTCTTACACAAATGAATGTGGAAGGGAACTATTGGCTCATCAACAAAAACTTAATTGAAATGGTGGCCTGTATCGTAATCTACCAACTGCCTACGGGGCGGTATTTTGGATTGGACTATCTCAGAAAGCATAAACTTAAAACCCAAGAGCAATGA
- the ftsY gene encoding signal recognition particle-docking protein FtsY, translating to MSLFKNIFSKDKKETLDKGLEKSKTSFFGKLGKAVAGKSKVDDEVLDNLEEVLVTSDVGVNTTLKIIERIEERVSRDKYMGTDELNTILREEIAGLLSETNSGEASEVSIPTDKKPYVIMVVGVNGVGKTTTIGKLAHKFKAKGLKVVLGAADTFRAAAIDQLEVWAQRVDVPIIKQKMGSDPASVAFDTLHSAVAEKADVVLVDTAGRLHNKVNLMNELSKVKRVMQKVVPDAPHEVLLVLDGSTGQNAFEQAKQFTKATEVTSLAVTKLDGTAKGGVVIGISDQFQIPVKYIGVGEGIEDLQVFNKYEFVDSFFNI from the coding sequence ATGAGCTTATTCAAAAATATATTTTCAAAGGATAAAAAAGAGACCTTGGACAAAGGTCTGGAAAAATCCAAGACCAGTTTCTTCGGAAAACTGGGCAAGGCGGTGGCCGGTAAATCCAAGGTCGATGACGAGGTCTTGGACAATCTGGAAGAAGTATTGGTTACTTCCGATGTGGGCGTGAATACTACCCTTAAAATCATTGAGCGTATCGAAGAACGGGTGTCCCGTGACAAATATATGGGCACCGATGAACTCAATACCATTTTACGCGAGGAAATTGCCGGGCTGCTTTCCGAAACCAATTCAGGGGAAGCTAGTGAGGTAAGCATACCCACGGATAAAAAACCCTATGTGATCATGGTGGTCGGCGTTAATGGGGTAGGTAAAACGACAACCATTGGAAAACTGGCTCATAAATTCAAGGCCAAAGGACTGAAAGTGGTTTTGGGAGCTGCGGATACCTTCCGTGCAGCAGCCATTGACCAGTTGGAGGTTTGGGCTCAACGAGTTGATGTGCCCATCATCAAACAAAAAATGGGAAGTGACCCTGCATCCGTAGCATTCGATACGCTGCATTCTGCAGTGGCGGAAAAGGCCGACGTAGTATTGGTCGATACCGCAGGACGTCTTCACAATAAAGTCAATTTGATGAACGAACTTTCCAAGGTAAAGCGCGTAATGCAAAAAGTAGTGCCCGATGCGCCACACGAAGTACTTTTGGTCTTGGATGGTTCCACCGGACAAAACGCCTTTGAACAGGCCAAACAGTTTACCAAAGCCACCGAGGTCACCAGTTTGGCAGTGACCAAATTGGACGGTACCGCCAAGGGCGGCGTTGTGATTGGAATTTCGGACCAATTTCAGATTCCGGTCAAATACATCGGTGTCGGGGAAGGCATTGAAGACCTTCAGGTATTTAATAAATATGAGTTCGTCGATTCATTTTTCAACATATAA
- a CDS encoding DUF4295 domain-containing protein, producing MAKKTVATLQSSSKRLTKAIKMVKSPKTGAYTFVESVMAPELVNDWLNSK from the coding sequence ATGGCAAAGAAAACAGTAGCAACACTTCAGTCGTCCTCCAAAAGATTGACAAAGGCCATTAAAATGGTGAAATCTCCAAAAACGGGAGCTTACACCTTTGTGGAGTCCGTAATGGCGCCCGAGTTGGTGAATGACTGGTTGAACAGTAAATAA
- the rpmB gene encoding 50S ribosomal protein L28 — protein sequence MSKVCEVTGKKVMFGNNVSFSINKTKRRFDANISKKRFYIPEEDRWVTLNVSARGLKIINKKGISAVLKEINSKK from the coding sequence ATGTCTAAAGTTTGTGAAGTAACAGGAAAAAAGGTGATGTTTGGAAACAACGTTTCCTTTTCTATCAATAAGACCAAGAGGAGATTCGATGCAAATATCTCCAAGAAGAGATTTTATATTCCCGAGGAAGACCGTTGGGTAACCTTGAACGTATCTGCCCGTGGGTTGAAAATCATCAACAAAAAAGGAATCTCTGCTGTCTTGAAGGAAATCAATTCCAAAAAGTAA
- a CDS encoding serine hydrolase, which produces MWTRFVILGTALWVVSCAKNDTTPPLEKALASQSPNIQRVMDNLDAYEVQIRYTQIDRRNDSVIFTDHDFQVDANSYFYPASTVKFPAAVAALEKLNEIDSLSMDTRFFVEGDSVQTTFAKAVSEIFAVSDNAANNRLLEFLGQDDLNRRMERRGISPIRIAHRLSTDNADDVTTKPLVFYLNDSTTALSSSIINAAIRPLDLDDIEKGKGYIAGETYQQGAFDFSLKNYFPIEAQSALLKRIIFPEVFPEAQQFNLNKKQREFLLEAMHTLPSKVGYDPVEYYDSYVKFFLFGDSTEPMPEHIKIYNKVGYAYGTLTDNAYIKDTKNNIDFMLTATILVNSDEVFNDDAYEYDEVGIPFLAQLGRELYQLELERKR; this is translated from the coding sequence ATGTGGACCAGATTCGTAATCTTAGGCACGGCTTTGTGGGTCGTGTCCTGTGCAAAAAATGACACCACCCCCCCACTGGAGAAAGCCCTTGCTTCCCAGAGCCCGAACATTCAAAGGGTAATGGACAATTTGGATGCCTACGAGGTCCAAATTCGCTATACCCAAATTGACCGACGAAACGATAGCGTAATATTTACGGACCATGATTTTCAAGTGGACGCGAACAGCTATTTTTATCCGGCGAGCACGGTAAAGTTCCCTGCAGCCGTGGCCGCTCTGGAAAAGTTGAACGAGATTGACTCCCTATCCATGGACACCCGCTTTTTCGTGGAAGGCGATTCGGTACAGACCACCTTTGCCAAGGCAGTTTCGGAAATCTTTGCGGTTTCGGACAATGCAGCGAACAACCGCTTGTTGGAGTTTTTGGGGCAGGACGACCTCAACCGCAGGATGGAGCGAAGAGGGATCAGTCCCATTAGGATTGCCCATAGACTTTCCACGGATAATGCGGACGATGTGACCACCAAACCTTTGGTTTTTTACTTGAACGATTCGACCACGGCCTTGAGCAGCTCCATTATAAATGCCGCCATTCGTCCACTCGATTTGGACGATATCGAAAAAGGAAAAGGATATATTGCCGGTGAGACCTATCAACAGGGTGCCTTTGATTTCAGTTTGAAGAACTACTTTCCTATCGAAGCCCAATCCGCCTTGCTGAAAAGAATCATCTTCCCGGAAGTGTTTCCCGAAGCCCAACAATTCAATCTAAATAAGAAACAACGGGAATTTCTATTGGAAGCCATGCACACTTTGCCCTCAAAAGTGGGATACGACCCTGTGGAGTATTACGACAGCTATGTTAAATTCTTTCTGTTCGGCGATAGTACCGAACCCATGCCGGAGCATATCAAAATCTATAACAAAGTGGGCTATGCCTATGGCACACTAACGGACAACGCTTACATCAAAGACACCAAAAACAACATCGATTTTATGTTAACGGCCACTATTTTGGTGAATAGTGATGAAGTCTTCAATGACGATGCCTATGAATATGACGAGGTGGGCATACCCTTTTTGGCGCAATTGGGCCGGGAACTGTACCAATTAGAGTTGGAACGGAAAAGATAA
- a CDS encoding Gfo/Idh/MocA family oxidoreductase, which produces MKWTRRDLLIGLGGLPILGAVWWAGAATSVGSRKKRSEILEQLNIKPSLPPAVPGIGGDPVRIGVIGFGIRGEQLTRALGFATDEWKEEMRLAAEEDPNNKRLEDFESQERLNVKLVGICDIFDVRAETFINSFSTADHKVKRYTTYTDMIRSGEVDAVVIATPDHWHAPMSIEALNNNVHVYVEKPMTHTVGETYTLREAAANSDAVFAVGHQHRQTLSFGTARDIVEKGTLGHVSLIQTNTNRNDDNGAWNYDIHEKASPETIDWEQFLGSAPKVPFNKNHFFRWRKWWAYGSGLSGDLLTHDYDRLNCVLNMGIPASVSASGGIYTHNDGRNVPDVIQVNMEFPDFSTGSSQTKGKEKGMTFCYSATLGNGFNRPTVLMGHDATMELGNRLTVWPDGASTRYAEMLEAEKMRPDVPIYQYDPAGTATDAVSSATSQYFADKGLMWTYIDGVRVDSTFLHMREWLSVIKNGGKVSCGINEGFDEAISAHMAGLSWKLGRKIEWDAASQTLKPIEGIDFDQVLLANENWNIQPEMVG; this is translated from the coding sequence ATGAAATGGACTAGAAGAGACCTGTTAATAGGATTGGGAGGCCTTCCCATATTGGGCGCTGTATGGTGGGCCGGAGCTGCGACCTCTGTCGGTTCCAGAAAAAAGCGCTCGGAAATATTGGAGCAACTCAATATAAAACCGTCACTGCCCCCAGCCGTACCCGGAATAGGAGGAGACCCTGTTCGTATCGGGGTCATTGGGTTTGGTATACGGGGCGAACAGTTGACAAGGGCCTTGGGATTTGCAACGGATGAATGGAAGGAGGAAATGCGATTGGCCGCCGAAGAAGACCCCAATAACAAACGATTGGAGGATTTTGAAAGCCAAGAACGTCTCAATGTCAAATTGGTGGGTATCTGCGACATATTTGATGTGAGGGCAGAAACGTTTATCAATTCCTTTTCCACAGCGGACCATAAAGTAAAGCGATACACCACATATACCGATATGATCCGAAGCGGTGAAGTGGATGCTGTGGTGATTGCTACCCCTGATCACTGGCACGCGCCCATGTCCATCGAAGCTTTGAACAACAATGTGCACGTGTACGTGGAAAAACCGATGACCCATACTGTAGGTGAAACCTATACGTTGCGTGAGGCCGCAGCAAATTCAGATGCGGTTTTTGCCGTGGGTCATCAACACAGACAGACGCTTAGCTTTGGAACAGCCAGGGATATTGTGGAAAAGGGAACTTTGGGCCATGTCTCATTGATTCAGACCAATACCAACAGGAACGATGACAATGGTGCCTGGAACTATGATATCCATGAAAAGGCCAGTCCTGAAACTATCGACTGGGAGCAATTTTTGGGCTCTGCACCAAAGGTGCCCTTTAATAAGAACCACTTTTTTAGATGGCGCAAATGGTGGGCCTATGGCTCTGGACTCTCCGGAGATTTGTTGACCCACGATTACGACCGTTTGAACTGTGTGCTCAATATGGGGATACCTGCTTCGGTGAGTGCTTCGGGGGGAATATACACCCATAATGATGGCAGAAACGTTCCCGATGTCATACAGGTGAATATGGAGTTCCCGGATTTCAGTACAGGAAGTAGTCAAACCAAGGGCAAGGAAAAAGGAATGACATTCTGCTACAGTGCTACTTTGGGCAACGGCTTCAACAGACCCACTGTTTTGATGGGCCACGATGCCACCATGGAATTGGGCAACCGTTTGACTGTCTGGCCAGATGGCGCATCCACCCGATATGCCGAAATGCTGGAAGCTGAAAAAATGAGACCCGATGTGCCCATTTATCAATATGATCCTGCAGGTACCGCTACCGATGCGGTATCCTCTGCAACTTCGCAATATTTTGCTGATAAAGGGCTTATGTGGACCTACATTGATGGTGTTCGTGTGGACTCTACCTTTTTGCACATGCGCGAATGGTTGAGCGTTATTAAAAATGGAGGAAAGGTCAGTTGTGGAATCAACGAAGGCTTCGATGAAGCGATTTCGGCCCATATGGCAGGTCTGTCGTGGAAATTGGGCAGAAAAATAGAGTGGGATGCCGCTAGCCAGACCTTAAAGCCCATCGAAGGCATTGATTTTGACCAAGTACTCTTGGCCAACGAAAATTGGAACATACAACCAGAGATGGTTGGGTGA
- the rimO gene encoding 30S ribosomal protein S12 methylthiotransferase RimO has protein sequence MRTKSLKKNKINVVTLGCSKNVYDSEVLMGQLRANNKEVAHEEEGNVVVINTCGFIANAKEESVNTILEYVQRKEAGDVDKVFVTGCLSERYKPDLEKEIPNVDAYFGTTDLPNLLKALGADYKHELIGERLTTTPKNYAYLKIAEGCDRPCSFCAIPLMRGKHRSTPIEDLVKEAEKLAANGVKELILIAQDLTYYGLDLYKKRNLAELLQALAQVEAIEWIRLHYAFPTGFPMDVLEVMRNEPKICNYIDIPLQHISDNILKSMRRGTTQAKTTKLLQDFRAAVPEMAIRTTLIVGYPGETKEDFETLKQWVQDMRFERLGCFTYSHEENTHAYQLEDNVPEEVKQERANAIMEIQSQISWELNQEKIGKTFRCIIDRKEGNHFIGRTEFDSPDVDNEVLIDATKHYVKIGDFTNIKITDASDYDLFGEPV, from the coding sequence ATGCGCACAAAATCGCTTAAAAAGAACAAAATCAATGTGGTGACCTTGGGTTGTAGCAAGAACGTCTACGACTCGGAAGTGTTGATGGGACAACTGCGTGCCAACAACAAGGAAGTTGCCCATGAGGAGGAAGGCAATGTAGTGGTCATCAACACCTGCGGATTTATTGCCAATGCCAAGGAAGAAAGCGTCAACACGATTTTGGAATACGTGCAGCGCAAAGAGGCCGGTGATGTGGACAAGGTCTTTGTGACCGGCTGTTTGAGCGAGCGCTACAAACCCGATTTGGAGAAGGAGATTCCCAATGTAGATGCCTATTTTGGGACTACCGACCTTCCCAATTTATTGAAGGCCCTTGGAGCCGACTACAAGCACGAGCTGATAGGTGAGCGCTTGACCACCACCCCAAAAAACTACGCTTACCTTAAAATTGCCGAGGGCTGCGATAGACCATGTTCTTTTTGTGCGATTCCTTTGATGCGCGGTAAACACCGTAGCACCCCCATTGAGGATTTGGTGAAAGAGGCCGAAAAATTGGCAGCAAACGGTGTTAAGGAATTAATTTTGATTGCCCAAGACCTTACATATTACGGTCTGGATTTGTATAAGAAACGAAACTTGGCCGAACTTCTCCAAGCCTTGGCCCAAGTGGAGGCTATTGAATGGATTCGTTTGCACTACGCTTTCCCAACGGGCTTCCCTATGGATGTGTTGGAGGTGATGCGCAACGAACCCAAAATCTGCAATTACATCGATATCCCATTGCAGCATATATCCGACAACATACTTAAAAGTATGCGCCGTGGAACCACCCAAGCCAAAACCACAAAACTGTTACAGGATTTCAGGGCGGCGGTACCCGAAATGGCCATCCGAACTACCTTGATAGTGGGTTATCCCGGAGAGACTAAGGAAGATTTTGAGACCTTGAAACAATGGGTGCAGGACATGCGTTTTGAGCGCTTGGGCTGCTTTACCTATAGCCATGAGGAAAATACCCATGCCTACCAGTTGGAGGACAATGTCCCCGAAGAAGTAAAGCAAGAACGGGCCAATGCCATCATGGAAATCCAATCCCAGATTTCGTGGGAGCTCAATCAGGAAAAAATTGGCAAAACCTTCCGTTGTATTATCGATAGGAAAGAAGGGAACCATTTTATCGGTCGTACCGAATTTGATTCCCCCGATGTGGACAACGAGGTACTTATAGATGCGACCAAACATTACGTGAAAATTGGTGATTTCACCAACATCAAGATCACGGATGCATCCGACTACGACCTTTTTGGGGAACCGGTGTAA